A portion of the Camelus ferus isolate YT-003-E chromosome 16, BCGSAC_Cfer_1.0, whole genome shotgun sequence genome contains these proteins:
- the LOC102515270 gene encoding LOW QUALITY PROTEIN: 40S ribosomal protein S24-like (The sequence of the model RefSeq protein was modified relative to this genomic sequence to represent the inferred CDS: inserted 2 bases in 1 codon; substituted 1 base at 1 genomic stop codon), with the protein MNDTVTIRTRKFMTNRXLQQKXMVTDVPHPGKATGPKIEIWEKPDKMYKTTLDVIFAFGARAILGGSDGVIYNSLDHAEKNKSKHRPARHVLDEKKKASSKLWEEHKHRESKVRGTAKAGAGAGKKAE; encoded by the exons ATGAACGACACAGTAACTATCCGGACCAGGAAGTTCATGACCAACCG ACTTCAGCAGAAATGAATGGTCACTGATGTCCCTCATCCTGGAAAGGCAACAGGACCGAAGATAGAGATTTGGGAAAAGCCAGATAAAATGTACAAGACTACACTAGATGTCATCTTTGCGTTTGGAGCCAGAGCCATTTTGGGGGGGAGCGATGGTGTGATTTACAATTCCTTGGATcatgcagagaaaaacaaatccaaacatAGACCTGCAAGACACGTcctggatgaaaagaaaaaggcctCAAGCAAACTGTGGGAGGAACACAAGCACAGAGAGAGCAAAGTCAGGGGGACCGCAAAGGCCGGTGCTGGTGCTGGCAAAAAGGCCGAGTAA